A genomic window from Aethina tumida isolate Nest 87 chromosome 4, icAetTumi1.1, whole genome shotgun sequence includes:
- the LOC109606524 gene encoding protein maelstrom homolog, which translates to MAPKGNKKKNAFFYFMQEIKQKSGFNNLEAQEVAGEKWTRMTRDERRPYEIMASERRNNPQIKKYTSDGMDIEQIEKEEQEELVAISAMQQHIHNEMVALYKAKVIHEKNFFVIHINNFCYRQTVDKYYPAEIALLKFNLRDGVQEKNIFHSMVHPGQLPLGFTASARLHSQNTHRIKPPPSYASPSCINNMEQVFNELCKFVKDHVDKDEPSPIVYVKEKYMKQTKNILDMWENDYNNNCYSGVYNLQFMFNELRSTIEQSDIAMSNSFGFGEISRDIYSHVPDIGCEFHESLGYQLHCSKSIVTRQAYIICENCCPVLNLKVIPGRHVPKMTRQSLNEGTSSRMDDTFGQSSSKN; encoded by the exons ATGGCGCCTAAAGGGAACAAGaagaaaaatgcatttttctaTTTCATGCAGGAGATTAAACAGAAAAGTGGTTTTAATAATCTGGAGGCGCAGGAAGTTGCAGGGGAAAAATGGACC agAATGACACGCGACGAAAGACGCCCTTACGAAATAATGGCCAGCGAACGCAGAAACAATCCCCAGATAAAAAAGTACACCTCAGATGGTATGGACATTGAACAAATTGAGAAAGAAGAGCAGGAAGAATTAGTTGCTATAAGTGCCATGCAGCAACACATTCATAACGAGATGGTCGCCTTATACAAGGCAAAAG tCATTCATGAAAAAAACTTCTTTGTGATtcacataaacaatttttgttatcgCCAAACGGTGGATAAATATTACCCAGCCGAAATTGCACTACTGAAGTTTAATTTGAGAGATGGTGTGCaggaaaaaaacatttttcatagcATGGTCCATCCAG gtCAATTACCGCTGGGTTTTACAGCGAGTGCGAGACTACATTCTCAGAACACTCACAGAATTAAGCCACCACCTTCTTATGCTTCCCCAAGTTGTATCAATAATATGGAACAGGTCTTTAACGAGCTTTGCAAATTTGTTAaa GATCATGTTGATAAAGATGAGCCCTCTCCCATAGtatatgtaaaagaaaagtatATGAAGcaaaccaaaaatatattggatatGTGGGAGaatgattataataacaattgcTACTCCGGAGTTTATAATCTGCAGTTTATGTTCAATGAATTGAGAAGCACCATCGAGCAGTCAGACATTGCTATGTCTAATTCGTTCGGATTCGGCGAGATTAGTAGGGACATTTACTCTCACGTCCCTGACATCGGTTGCGAA TTTCATGAATCTCTCGGATATCAGCTTCACTGCAGCAAATCGATAGTCACCAGACAAGCATACATAATTTGCGAAAATTGTTGTccagttttaaatttgaaagtaaTTCCTGGAAGACACGTACCTAAAATGACTCGGCAGAGTCTTAATGAGGGAACTTCCAGTCGAATGGATGATACTTTTGGCCAG tcCTCCTCCAAAAACTGA